The Daucus carota subsp. sativus chromosome 2, DH1 v3.0, whole genome shotgun sequence genome includes a window with the following:
- the LOC135150759 gene encoding early nodulin-like protein 18, which yields MENKNFKTCFPFVVSLLILIAVVSPLPAAAYTNHTVGAAAGWFFNADTATPAAKYSDWAATQTFNLGDYLIFKTSTNQSVIQTYNETTYKNCSIDYSEDDDTFSFTSGNSEFNQSLTIAIPLTINGTNYYFSDSDDGVQCQQGMAFEIDVKYGSGLPPSLNQPPPPAYVEPSPPLPDVTTPPPSTGFRTNLPWLVSVITLCGMVVL from the exons ATGGAAAATAAAAACTTCAAAACCTGTTTTCCTTTCGTAGTGTCTCTCCTCATCCTCATCGCCGTAGTCTCGCCGCTGCCTGCTGCCGCCTACACTAACCACACTGTCGGCGCCGCCGCCGGTTGGTTCTTTAATGCGGACACTGCCACTCCTGCTGCTAAATACTCGGACTGGGCAGCTACTCAGACATTCAATCTCGGTGATTACCTCA TATTCAAGACGAGTACAAACCAAAGTGTGATCCAAACTTATAACGAAACTACCTACAAAAACTGTAGTATCGACTACTCAGAAGACGATGACACCTTCTCATTTACAAGTGGCAACAGCGAGTTCAACCAATCACTCACCATAGCTATCCCATTAACCATTAACGGTACAAACTATTACttctctgattcagatgatggtgTACAATGCCAACAAGGCATGGCGTTCGAGATTGATGTAAAATATGGCAGCGGACTTCCACCAAGCCTCAACCAGCCTCCGCCACCGGCCTATGTGGAGCCATCACCACCGTTGCCAGACGTGACCACTCCACCGCCCAGTACCGGTTTCAGGACTAACCTGCCTTGGTTGGTTAGTGTTATTACATTATGTGGAATGGTAGTGTTATAG